In Parcubacteria group bacterium, the genomic window TAATGCGCCCACTCTTTCATCCCTACTATTTCTAAAGTTTTGTATGCCCGCTCAACGCTTTCTCGATATCCGCGTCCTCCAATAAATCCCGGGATAGCAACATTTTCGATCACCGAAAGTGATTTTATCCAAAAAGCCTGCTGAGGAATAAAGCCAATATACTGATTTCTAAAAAATGCTCTCCAGTTCTTAGTATGATCCCAGATACTTTCATCTTCTACATAAATCGATCCGCTAGTTGGAGGTTCCAGCCCGTAAATAGTATGAAGAAGGGTTGATTTTCCGCAACCTGAAGGTCCGATAAGCATCACGAATTCCCCCCTTTTTATTTCAAAACTCACTTTTTTCAAAATATTCACCGTGGTTGATCCCAGAACAAAATCCTTGGATATTTCTAGGACTTTCACCACCGCATCTCCTGCCGCATGATGTCCAAAATCAGCAGATAAATCGGCATGCTCTCCCAAAATATTTTCCTGCATGGAAACAATCTCTTCGTCCTGATTTTCTTTTTGTTTTTGACTTTTTATCTCTGCCATAATTTTGTTACCCAGCCGAATTTATTGCTGAAAGTATTAACGACAATTTCCGTCGCATTGTCCTTGGCCCCTTCTACTACGACGGTTACCGAGTTAGAATTTGTTTTATTGTCTGCCATATCAACCGCTTCCACCACATAACTATAAACTTGTCCCGGATCAACCGGAATAGTTACTAAGTGATAAGTATTAGCCGGGTCTTCGGCTGTACTTTGTTCGAAATTATTGAGGATAGTTCCTTTTCCGAAAAGCACTTTAGTTTTTGTCGTCTCATCCGTTTCTATTTTAACATACAAATTAGCTTTCGCATCCTTTCCTCTTCCTGTTACTCTTCCTACTGCGCGATTGGTTGTCAGTCCTGGAGGACGGCTGTCGGTTAGCGTGGTGACTTTAGCGCTCATCGTCGCCGCTTCAATTCCGTTGCTGTCTATTCCACTGGCAATTACCTCATATTCAATCGCAGGATCAAGTCCTTCGATTGTCGCTGAATGTTCCGTGCTCAGATCATTTACTAAATAATTATGATAGCTAGATTCGCTTGAACCCTTAAATTTAACTAAAGTGGATGTGGGATGAGTAGTTGTGTATCCAACTGCAATCGTTGGAATATCGACTGCTTCTTTGTTTTGCACTGTCATATTTTCCACTCTTGGCTGCTCCAAGGTAGTAAAAGCATATTGGTCGGAACTGAAAGAATTCAGATCGGCGTCAAGACATTCTATTTGATAGAGATACTGAGTAGCGCTTTCCAGAATAGAAAGCTTTTGAATGTGAGTCGTTCCGCCAGCAGATTCTTCAACAGTGTTAGTAAAACTTCCTTTTCCGTATTTCAATGTACAGGTTCCGCTCATATTTGTCGTCCAGGAAATATTAGCCGTACTTAATCCTACTTCCGAAGTAACTACATCGGAAATAGTTGGAGGATCATTAGTGGTGAAATTAGAAACTACCGACGTTCCAATGTTCCCATCCGGATCAACAAATTTTACTCGATAATAATATTTAGTAGCCGCATTTAATCCGGTAAGATTTACTGTGTGAGAAGTGACGCTGTCTATCTGTCCGTTGGTTTGTCCGAGGGTAATAGAAGTTCCGTACTCGATAAATGAGCTAGCTACTCGATTCGTCGACCAGGCAATAGTAGCCGCAAAAGACGCCACAGAAATCGCCGGTTCAGTCACGATATCAGGAGGACTGGTGTAGCGCCCGGTTGGGATAAGTTCTACCGTGCTAGTGGCAATAGAAAAGTTATTGGTCTTATCTTTCGATTTTACATAATAATAGTAAAGTTTGCTTTCTAGCTCTGTATCTACATAAGCCGAACCGGTGGTTGTCGCAATTTCTTCGAAATCGACATTGTCATCGGAACGATAGATCGCATACCCAGCAAAG contains:
- a CDS encoding ABC transporter ATP-binding protein, producing the protein MAEIKSQKQKENQDEEIVSMQENILGEHADLSADFGHHAAGDAVVKVLEISKDFVLGSTTVNILKKVSFEIKRGEFVMLIGPSGCGKSTLLHTIYGLEPPTSGSIYVEDESIWDHTKNWRAFFRNQYIGFIPQQAFWIKSLSVIENVAIPGFIGGRGYRESVERAYKTLEIVGMKEWAHYRPFDLSGGQQQKVAFARSLLLNPKFIIADEPTGNLDQKSGVQLMDLIKNFNEKFGITVLMVSHNADQFHYATRAVKMVDGEIISDLNNEDDFSVSEVPAQNNQNTNAEKNEV